A window of the Bos indicus x Bos taurus breed Angus x Brahman F1 hybrid chromosome X, Bos_hybrid_MaternalHap_v2.0, whole genome shotgun sequence genome harbors these coding sequences:
- the GRIPAP1 gene encoding GRIP1-associated protein 1 isoform X2, translating into MAQALSEEEFQRMQGWGDEGPEWVIPLILVGERTRGGERVIPLDHVERRSPGSGKAQLLELRTNNYQLSDELRKNGVELTSLRQKVAYLDKEFSKAQKALSKSKKAQEVEGLLSENEMLQAKLHSQEEDFRLQNSTLMAEFSKLCSQMEQLERENQQLKAGAAREGAAQAGSLVDGELLRLQAENTALQKNVAALQERYGKEAGRPPAASEGEGDPPGGPASPVVAPMPLAEVELKWEMEKEEKRLLWEQLQGLELSEKLKKKQESFCRLQTEKETLFNDSRNKIEELQQRKEADLKAQLARTQKLQQELEAANQSLAELRDQRQGERLEHAAALRALQDQVSLQSADAQEQVEGLLTENNALRTSLAALEQIQTAKTQELNMLREQTAGLTAELQQRQTQYEDLMGQKDDLNCQLQESLRANSRLLEQLQELGQEKEQLIQELQEARKSAEKRKAMLDELAMETLQEKSQHKEELGAVRLRHEKEVLGVRARYERELRELHEDKKRQEEELRGQIREEKARTRELETLQQTVEELQAQVHSMDGAKGWFERRLKEAEESLQQQQQEQEEALRQCQEQHTRELKSKEEELQGVQEQLRQAQEERDCHLKTINSLKQEVKDTVDGQRILEKKGSAALKDLKRQLHLERKRADKLQERLQDILTNSKSRSGLEELVLSEMNSPSRTQTGDSSSVSSFSYREILREKESSTVPARSLSSSPQAQPPRPAELSDEEVAELFQRLAEMQQEKWMLEEKVKHLEVSSASMAEDLCRKSAIIETYVMDSRIDVSVAAGHTDRSGLGSVLRDLVKPGDENLREMNKKLQNMLEEQLTKNMHLHKDMEVLSQEIVRLSKECVGSPDPDLEPGEAS; encoded by the exons ATGGCGCAAGCTCTGTCTGAAGAGGAGTTTCAGCGGATGCAG GGCTGGGGTGATGAAGGCCCTGAATGGGTAATACCATTAATCCTTGTTGGAGAGAGAACCAGAGGAGGTGAAAGAGTGATACCCTTGGACCACGTGGAGAGGAGATCACCGGGCTCTGGGAAG GCTCAGCTACTAGAACTCCGGACAAACAACTACCAGCTTTCAGATGAACTACGCAAGAATGGTGTTG AACTCACCAGTCTTCGACAGAAGGTTGCCTACCTGGATAAGGAGTTCAGCAAAGCTCAGAAG GCACTGAGCAAGAGCAAGAAAGCTCAG GAAGTCGAGGGGCTGCTGAGTGAAAATGAGATGCTTCAGGCAAAGCTGCATAGCCAGGAGGAGGACTTCCGCTTGCAGAACAGCACGCTTATGGCCGAGTTCAGCAAG CTCTGCAGCCAGATGGAACAGCTGGAGCGGGAGAACCAGCAACTGAAGGCTGGGGCTGCCAGAGAAGGGGCTGCCCAAGCTGGGAGCCTTGTGGATGGGGAACTACTGAGACTGCAGGCGGAGAACACAGCCTTGCAGAAGAACGTGGCAG CCCTGCAGGAGCGCTATGGGAAAGAGGCTGGAAGGCCCCCAGCTGCCAGTGAGGGTGAAGGGGACCCCCCAGGGGGCCCAGCTTCCCCTGTTGTGGCCCCCATGCCATTGGCAGAAGTGGAGCTGAaatgggagatggagaaggaggaaaagagattGCTCTGGGAGCAACTGCAAGGCTTGGAG CTCTCcgagaaactgaaaaagaaacaagaaag TTTTTGCCGTCTGCAGACAGAAAAGGAGACACTATTCAATGACAGCCG GAACAAGATTGAGGAGTTACAGCAGCGGAAGGAGGCTGATCTCAAAGCCCAGTTGGCTCGAACTCAAAAGCTGCAGCAGGAGCTCGAGGCTGCCAATCAG AGCTTGGCAGAGCTGAGAGATCAGCGGCAAGGGGAGCGCCTGGAGCATGCGGCAGCTCTGCGAGCCCTACAGGATCAG GTGTCCCTCCAGAGTGCAGATGCACAGGAACAAGTAGAAGGACTTTTGACTGAGAATAATGCTCTGAGAACTAGCCTGGCTGCCCTGGAGCAG ATCCAAACAGCAAAGACCCAAGAACTGAATATGCTCCGGGAACAAACTGCTGGACTGACAGCTGAGTTGCAGCAGCGGCAGACTCAGTATGAGGACCTCATGGGACAGAAAGATGACCTGAACTGCCAGCTCCAG GAGTCACTGCGGGCCAATAGTCGGCTGCTGGAACAACTCCAGGAACTCGGGCAGGAGAAGGAGCAATTGATCCAGGAACTACAGGAGGCTCGGAAG AGTGCTGAGAAGCGGAAGGCTATGTTGGATGAGCTGGCCATGGAGACGCTGCAGGAGAAGTCCCAGCACAAGGAAGAGCTGGGAGCAGTGCGACTACGGCATGAGAAGGAGGTGCTGGGGGTGCGGGCCCGCTACGAGCGTGAGCTCCGTGAGCTGCACGAAGACAAGAAGCGGCAGGAGGAGGAGCTGCGTGGGCAGATCCGTGAGGAGAAG GCCCGAACGCGGGAACTGGAGACTCTTCAGCAGACGGTAGAAGAACTTCAAGCTCAGGTACACTCAATGGATGGAGCCAAGGGCTGGTTTGAACGGCGATTGAAGGAGGCTGAG GAATctctgcagcagcagcaacaggaacaAGAGGAAGCCCTCAGGCAGTGTCAGGAGCAGCACACCAGGGAGCTGAAG AGCAAGGAGGAGGAGCTACAGGGTGTGCAGGAGCAGCTCCGACAGGCTCAGGAGGAGCGGGACTGTCACCTGAAGACCATCAACAGCCTGAAGCAG GAAGTGAAGGACACCGTGGATGGGCAGCGAATCCTGGAGAAGAAGGGCAGTGCTGCG CTCAAGGACCTCAAACGGCAGCTGCACCTAGAGCGGAAACGGGCAGATAAGCTGCAGGAGCGGCTGCAAGACATTCTGACGAACAGCAAGAGCCGCTCAG GGCTCGAGGAGCTGGTTCTCTCAGAGATGAACTCACCAAGCCGGACCCAGACTGGGGACAGCAGTAGCGTCTCCTCCTTCAGCTACCGCGAGATCTTGCGGGAGAAGGAGAGCTCAACTGTTCCAGCGAGG TCCTTATCCAGCAGCCCTCAGGCCCAGCCCCCACGGCCAGCAGAGCTGTCAGATGAGGAAGTGGCTGAGCTCTTTCAGCGCCTGGCGGAGATGCAGCAGGAGAAATGGATGCTGGAGGAGAAG GTGAAGCACCTGGAGGTGAGCAGTGCGTCCATGGCAGAGGACCTCTGCCGGAAGAGCGCCATCATTGAGACCTATGTCATGGACAGCCGGATTG ATGTATCTGTGGCAGCAGGCCACACAGACCGCAGCGGGCTGGGCAGCGTCCTGAGAGACCTAGTGAAGCCAGGTGACGAGAACCTTCGGGAGATGAACAAGAAGCTACAGAACATGCTGGAAGAGCAGTTGACCAAGAATATGCATTTGCACAAG GACATGGAAGTTCTGTCCCAGGAAATTGTGCGGCTCAGCAAGGAGTGCGTGGGGTCCCCTGACCCTGACCTAGAACCAGGAGAAGCCAGCTAA
- the GRIPAP1 gene encoding GRIP1-associated protein 1 isoform X1: MAQALSEEEFQRMQGWGDEGPEWVIPLILVGERTRGGERVIPLDHVERRSPGSGKAQLLELRTNNYQLSDELRKNGVELTSLRQKVAYLDKEFSKAQKALSKSKKAQEVEGLLSENEMLQAKLHSQEEDFRLQNSTLMAEFSKLCSQMEQLERENQQLKAGAAREGAAQAGSLVDGELLRLQAENTALQKNVAALQERYGKEAGRPPAASEGEGDPPGGPASPVVAPMPLAEVELKWEMEKEEKRLLWEQLQGLETLKQAETSRLQEELAKLSEKLKKKQESFCRLQTEKETLFNDSRNKIEELQQRKEADLKAQLARTQKLQQELEAANQSLAELRDQRQGERLEHAAALRALQDQVSLQSADAQEQVEGLLTENNALRTSLAALEQIQTAKTQELNMLREQTAGLTAELQQRQTQYEDLMGQKDDLNCQLQESLRANSRLLEQLQELGQEKEQLIQELQEARKSAEKRKAMLDELAMETLQEKSQHKEELGAVRLRHEKEVLGVRARYERELRELHEDKKRQEEELRGQIREEKARTRELETLQQTVEELQAQVHSMDGAKGWFERRLKEAEESLQQQQQEQEEALRQCQEQHTRELKSKEEELQGVQEQLRQAQEERDCHLKTINSLKQEVKDTVDGQRILEKKGSAALKDLKRQLHLERKRADKLQERLQDILTNSKSRSGLEELVLSEMNSPSRTQTGDSSSVSSFSYREILREKESSTVPARSLSSSPQAQPPRPAELSDEEVAELFQRLAEMQQEKWMLEEKVKHLEVSSASMAEDLCRKSAIIETYVMDSRIDVSVAAGHTDRSGLGSVLRDLVKPGDENLREMNKKLQNMLEEQLTKNMHLHKDMEVLSQEIVRLSKECVGSPDPDLEPGEAS; this comes from the exons ATGGCGCAAGCTCTGTCTGAAGAGGAGTTTCAGCGGATGCAG GGCTGGGGTGATGAAGGCCCTGAATGGGTAATACCATTAATCCTTGTTGGAGAGAGAACCAGAGGAGGTGAAAGAGTGATACCCTTGGACCACGTGGAGAGGAGATCACCGGGCTCTGGGAAG GCTCAGCTACTAGAACTCCGGACAAACAACTACCAGCTTTCAGATGAACTACGCAAGAATGGTGTTG AACTCACCAGTCTTCGACAGAAGGTTGCCTACCTGGATAAGGAGTTCAGCAAAGCTCAGAAG GCACTGAGCAAGAGCAAGAAAGCTCAG GAAGTCGAGGGGCTGCTGAGTGAAAATGAGATGCTTCAGGCAAAGCTGCATAGCCAGGAGGAGGACTTCCGCTTGCAGAACAGCACGCTTATGGCCGAGTTCAGCAAG CTCTGCAGCCAGATGGAACAGCTGGAGCGGGAGAACCAGCAACTGAAGGCTGGGGCTGCCAGAGAAGGGGCTGCCCAAGCTGGGAGCCTTGTGGATGGGGAACTACTGAGACTGCAGGCGGAGAACACAGCCTTGCAGAAGAACGTGGCAG CCCTGCAGGAGCGCTATGGGAAAGAGGCTGGAAGGCCCCCAGCTGCCAGTGAGGGTGAAGGGGACCCCCCAGGGGGCCCAGCTTCCCCTGTTGTGGCCCCCATGCCATTGGCAGAAGTGGAGCTGAaatgggagatggagaaggaggaaaagagattGCTCTGGGAGCAACTGCAAGGCTTGGAG ACCTTGAAGCAGGCTGAAACATCCAGGTTGCAGGAAGAACTTGCTAAG CTCTCcgagaaactgaaaaagaaacaagaaag TTTTTGCCGTCTGCAGACAGAAAAGGAGACACTATTCAATGACAGCCG GAACAAGATTGAGGAGTTACAGCAGCGGAAGGAGGCTGATCTCAAAGCCCAGTTGGCTCGAACTCAAAAGCTGCAGCAGGAGCTCGAGGCTGCCAATCAG AGCTTGGCAGAGCTGAGAGATCAGCGGCAAGGGGAGCGCCTGGAGCATGCGGCAGCTCTGCGAGCCCTACAGGATCAG GTGTCCCTCCAGAGTGCAGATGCACAGGAACAAGTAGAAGGACTTTTGACTGAGAATAATGCTCTGAGAACTAGCCTGGCTGCCCTGGAGCAG ATCCAAACAGCAAAGACCCAAGAACTGAATATGCTCCGGGAACAAACTGCTGGACTGACAGCTGAGTTGCAGCAGCGGCAGACTCAGTATGAGGACCTCATGGGACAGAAAGATGACCTGAACTGCCAGCTCCAG GAGTCACTGCGGGCCAATAGTCGGCTGCTGGAACAACTCCAGGAACTCGGGCAGGAGAAGGAGCAATTGATCCAGGAACTACAGGAGGCTCGGAAG AGTGCTGAGAAGCGGAAGGCTATGTTGGATGAGCTGGCCATGGAGACGCTGCAGGAGAAGTCCCAGCACAAGGAAGAGCTGGGAGCAGTGCGACTACGGCATGAGAAGGAGGTGCTGGGGGTGCGGGCCCGCTACGAGCGTGAGCTCCGTGAGCTGCACGAAGACAAGAAGCGGCAGGAGGAGGAGCTGCGTGGGCAGATCCGTGAGGAGAAG GCCCGAACGCGGGAACTGGAGACTCTTCAGCAGACGGTAGAAGAACTTCAAGCTCAGGTACACTCAATGGATGGAGCCAAGGGCTGGTTTGAACGGCGATTGAAGGAGGCTGAG GAATctctgcagcagcagcaacaggaacaAGAGGAAGCCCTCAGGCAGTGTCAGGAGCAGCACACCAGGGAGCTGAAG AGCAAGGAGGAGGAGCTACAGGGTGTGCAGGAGCAGCTCCGACAGGCTCAGGAGGAGCGGGACTGTCACCTGAAGACCATCAACAGCCTGAAGCAG GAAGTGAAGGACACCGTGGATGGGCAGCGAATCCTGGAGAAGAAGGGCAGTGCTGCG CTCAAGGACCTCAAACGGCAGCTGCACCTAGAGCGGAAACGGGCAGATAAGCTGCAGGAGCGGCTGCAAGACATTCTGACGAACAGCAAGAGCCGCTCAG GGCTCGAGGAGCTGGTTCTCTCAGAGATGAACTCACCAAGCCGGACCCAGACTGGGGACAGCAGTAGCGTCTCCTCCTTCAGCTACCGCGAGATCTTGCGGGAGAAGGAGAGCTCAACTGTTCCAGCGAGG TCCTTATCCAGCAGCCCTCAGGCCCAGCCCCCACGGCCAGCAGAGCTGTCAGATGAGGAAGTGGCTGAGCTCTTTCAGCGCCTGGCGGAGATGCAGCAGGAGAAATGGATGCTGGAGGAGAAG GTGAAGCACCTGGAGGTGAGCAGTGCGTCCATGGCAGAGGACCTCTGCCGGAAGAGCGCCATCATTGAGACCTATGTCATGGACAGCCGGATTG ATGTATCTGTGGCAGCAGGCCACACAGACCGCAGCGGGCTGGGCAGCGTCCTGAGAGACCTAGTGAAGCCAGGTGACGAGAACCTTCGGGAGATGAACAAGAAGCTACAGAACATGCTGGAAGAGCAGTTGACCAAGAATATGCATTTGCACAAG GACATGGAAGTTCTGTCCCAGGAAATTGTGCGGCTCAGCAAGGAGTGCGTGGGGTCCCCTGACCCTGACCTAGAACCAGGAGAAGCCAGCTAA
- the GRIPAP1 gene encoding GRIP1-associated protein 1 isoform X4 produces MAQALSEEEFQRMQGWGDEGPEWVIPLILVGERTRGGERVIPLDHVERRSPGSGKAQLLELRTNNYQLSDELRKNGVELTSLRQKVAYLDKEFSKAQKLCSQMEQLERENQQLKAGAAREGAAQAGSLVDGELLRLQAENTALQKNVAALQERYGKEAGRPPAASEGEGDPPGGPASPVVAPMPLAEVELKWEMEKEEKRLLWEQLQGLETLKQAETSRLQEELAKLSEKLKKKQESFCRLQTEKETLFNDSRNKIEELQQRKEADLKAQLARTQKLQQELEAANQSLAELRDQRQGERLEHAAALRALQDQVSLQSADAQEQVEGLLTENNALRTSLAALEQIQTAKTQELNMLREQTAGLTAELQQRQTQYEDLMGQKDDLNCQLQESLRANSRLLEQLQELGQEKEQLIQELQEARKSAEKRKAMLDELAMETLQEKSQHKEELGAVRLRHEKEVLGVRARYERELRELHEDKKRQEEELRGQIREEKARTRELETLQQTVEELQAQVHSMDGAKGWFERRLKEAEESLQQQQQEQEEALRQCQEQHTRELKSKEEELQGVQEQLRQAQEERDCHLKTINSLKQEVKDTVDGQRILEKKGSAALKDLKRQLHLERKRADKLQERLQDILTNSKSRSGLEELVLSEMNSPSRTQTGDSSSVSSFSYREILREKESSTVPARSLSSSPQAQPPRPAELSDEEVAELFQRLAEMQQEKWMLEEKVKHLEVSSASMAEDLCRKSAIIETYVMDSRIDVSVAAGHTDRSGLGSVLRDLVKPGDENLREMNKKLQNMLEEQLTKNMHLHKDMEVLSQEIVRLSKECVGSPDPDLEPGEAS; encoded by the exons ATGGCGCAAGCTCTGTCTGAAGAGGAGTTTCAGCGGATGCAG GGCTGGGGTGATGAAGGCCCTGAATGGGTAATACCATTAATCCTTGTTGGAGAGAGAACCAGAGGAGGTGAAAGAGTGATACCCTTGGACCACGTGGAGAGGAGATCACCGGGCTCTGGGAAG GCTCAGCTACTAGAACTCCGGACAAACAACTACCAGCTTTCAGATGAACTACGCAAGAATGGTGTTG AACTCACCAGTCTTCGACAGAAGGTTGCCTACCTGGATAAGGAGTTCAGCAAAGCTCAGAAG CTCTGCAGCCAGATGGAACAGCTGGAGCGGGAGAACCAGCAACTGAAGGCTGGGGCTGCCAGAGAAGGGGCTGCCCAAGCTGGGAGCCTTGTGGATGGGGAACTACTGAGACTGCAGGCGGAGAACACAGCCTTGCAGAAGAACGTGGCAG CCCTGCAGGAGCGCTATGGGAAAGAGGCTGGAAGGCCCCCAGCTGCCAGTGAGGGTGAAGGGGACCCCCCAGGGGGCCCAGCTTCCCCTGTTGTGGCCCCCATGCCATTGGCAGAAGTGGAGCTGAaatgggagatggagaaggaggaaaagagattGCTCTGGGAGCAACTGCAAGGCTTGGAG ACCTTGAAGCAGGCTGAAACATCCAGGTTGCAGGAAGAACTTGCTAAG CTCTCcgagaaactgaaaaagaaacaagaaag TTTTTGCCGTCTGCAGACAGAAAAGGAGACACTATTCAATGACAGCCG GAACAAGATTGAGGAGTTACAGCAGCGGAAGGAGGCTGATCTCAAAGCCCAGTTGGCTCGAACTCAAAAGCTGCAGCAGGAGCTCGAGGCTGCCAATCAG AGCTTGGCAGAGCTGAGAGATCAGCGGCAAGGGGAGCGCCTGGAGCATGCGGCAGCTCTGCGAGCCCTACAGGATCAG GTGTCCCTCCAGAGTGCAGATGCACAGGAACAAGTAGAAGGACTTTTGACTGAGAATAATGCTCTGAGAACTAGCCTGGCTGCCCTGGAGCAG ATCCAAACAGCAAAGACCCAAGAACTGAATATGCTCCGGGAACAAACTGCTGGACTGACAGCTGAGTTGCAGCAGCGGCAGACTCAGTATGAGGACCTCATGGGACAGAAAGATGACCTGAACTGCCAGCTCCAG GAGTCACTGCGGGCCAATAGTCGGCTGCTGGAACAACTCCAGGAACTCGGGCAGGAGAAGGAGCAATTGATCCAGGAACTACAGGAGGCTCGGAAG AGTGCTGAGAAGCGGAAGGCTATGTTGGATGAGCTGGCCATGGAGACGCTGCAGGAGAAGTCCCAGCACAAGGAAGAGCTGGGAGCAGTGCGACTACGGCATGAGAAGGAGGTGCTGGGGGTGCGGGCCCGCTACGAGCGTGAGCTCCGTGAGCTGCACGAAGACAAGAAGCGGCAGGAGGAGGAGCTGCGTGGGCAGATCCGTGAGGAGAAG GCCCGAACGCGGGAACTGGAGACTCTTCAGCAGACGGTAGAAGAACTTCAAGCTCAGGTACACTCAATGGATGGAGCCAAGGGCTGGTTTGAACGGCGATTGAAGGAGGCTGAG GAATctctgcagcagcagcaacaggaacaAGAGGAAGCCCTCAGGCAGTGTCAGGAGCAGCACACCAGGGAGCTGAAG AGCAAGGAGGAGGAGCTACAGGGTGTGCAGGAGCAGCTCCGACAGGCTCAGGAGGAGCGGGACTGTCACCTGAAGACCATCAACAGCCTGAAGCAG GAAGTGAAGGACACCGTGGATGGGCAGCGAATCCTGGAGAAGAAGGGCAGTGCTGCG CTCAAGGACCTCAAACGGCAGCTGCACCTAGAGCGGAAACGGGCAGATAAGCTGCAGGAGCGGCTGCAAGACATTCTGACGAACAGCAAGAGCCGCTCAG GGCTCGAGGAGCTGGTTCTCTCAGAGATGAACTCACCAAGCCGGACCCAGACTGGGGACAGCAGTAGCGTCTCCTCCTTCAGCTACCGCGAGATCTTGCGGGAGAAGGAGAGCTCAACTGTTCCAGCGAGG TCCTTATCCAGCAGCCCTCAGGCCCAGCCCCCACGGCCAGCAGAGCTGTCAGATGAGGAAGTGGCTGAGCTCTTTCAGCGCCTGGCGGAGATGCAGCAGGAGAAATGGATGCTGGAGGAGAAG GTGAAGCACCTGGAGGTGAGCAGTGCGTCCATGGCAGAGGACCTCTGCCGGAAGAGCGCCATCATTGAGACCTATGTCATGGACAGCCGGATTG ATGTATCTGTGGCAGCAGGCCACACAGACCGCAGCGGGCTGGGCAGCGTCCTGAGAGACCTAGTGAAGCCAGGTGACGAGAACCTTCGGGAGATGAACAAGAAGCTACAGAACATGCTGGAAGAGCAGTTGACCAAGAATATGCATTTGCACAAG GACATGGAAGTTCTGTCCCAGGAAATTGTGCGGCTCAGCAAGGAGTGCGTGGGGTCCCCTGACCCTGACCTAGAACCAGGAGAAGCCAGCTAA
- the GRIPAP1 gene encoding GRIP1-associated protein 1 isoform X6, which translates to MAQALSEEEFQRMQAQLLELRTNNYQLSDELRKNGVELTSLRQKVAYLDKEFSKAQKLCSQMEQLERENQQLKAGAAREGAAQAGSLVDGELLRLQAENTALQKNVAALQERYGKEAGRPPAASEGEGDPPGGPASPVVAPMPLAEVELKWEMEKEEKRLLWEQLQGLETLKQAETSRLQEELAKLSEKLKKKQESFCRLQTEKETLFNDSRNKIEELQQRKEADLKAQLARTQKLQQELEAANQSLAELRDQRQGERLEHAAALRALQDQVSLQSADAQEQVEGLLTENNALRTSLAALEQIQTAKTQELNMLREQTAGLTAELQQRQTQYEDLMGQKDDLNCQLQESLRANSRLLEQLQELGQEKEQLIQELQEARKSAEKRKAMLDELAMETLQEKSQHKEELGAVRLRHEKEVLGVRARYERELRELHEDKKRQEEELRGQIREEKARTRELETLQQTVEELQAQVHSMDGAKGWFERRLKEAEESLQQQQQEQEEALRQCQEQHTRELKSKEEELQGVQEQLRQAQEERDCHLKTINSLKQEVKDTVDGQRILEKKGSAALKDLKRQLHLERKRADKLQERLQDILTNSKSRSGLEELVLSEMNSPSRTQTGDSSSVSSFSYREILREKESSTVPARSLSSSPQAQPPRPAELSDEEVAELFQRLAEMQQEKWMLEEKVKHLEVSSASMAEDLCRKSAIIETYVMDSRIDVSVAAGHTDRSGLGSVLRDLVKPGDENLREMNKKLQNMLEEQLTKNMHLHKDMEVLSQEIVRLSKECVGSPDPDLEPGEAS; encoded by the exons ATGGCGCAAGCTCTGTCTGAAGAGGAGTTTCAGCGGATGCAG GCTCAGCTACTAGAACTCCGGACAAACAACTACCAGCTTTCAGATGAACTACGCAAGAATGGTGTTG AACTCACCAGTCTTCGACAGAAGGTTGCCTACCTGGATAAGGAGTTCAGCAAAGCTCAGAAG CTCTGCAGCCAGATGGAACAGCTGGAGCGGGAGAACCAGCAACTGAAGGCTGGGGCTGCCAGAGAAGGGGCTGCCCAAGCTGGGAGCCTTGTGGATGGGGAACTACTGAGACTGCAGGCGGAGAACACAGCCTTGCAGAAGAACGTGGCAG CCCTGCAGGAGCGCTATGGGAAAGAGGCTGGAAGGCCCCCAGCTGCCAGTGAGGGTGAAGGGGACCCCCCAGGGGGCCCAGCTTCCCCTGTTGTGGCCCCCATGCCATTGGCAGAAGTGGAGCTGAaatgggagatggagaaggaggaaaagagattGCTCTGGGAGCAACTGCAAGGCTTGGAG ACCTTGAAGCAGGCTGAAACATCCAGGTTGCAGGAAGAACTTGCTAAG CTCTCcgagaaactgaaaaagaaacaagaaag TTTTTGCCGTCTGCAGACAGAAAAGGAGACACTATTCAATGACAGCCG GAACAAGATTGAGGAGTTACAGCAGCGGAAGGAGGCTGATCTCAAAGCCCAGTTGGCTCGAACTCAAAAGCTGCAGCAGGAGCTCGAGGCTGCCAATCAG AGCTTGGCAGAGCTGAGAGATCAGCGGCAAGGGGAGCGCCTGGAGCATGCGGCAGCTCTGCGAGCCCTACAGGATCAG GTGTCCCTCCAGAGTGCAGATGCACAGGAACAAGTAGAAGGACTTTTGACTGAGAATAATGCTCTGAGAACTAGCCTGGCTGCCCTGGAGCAG ATCCAAACAGCAAAGACCCAAGAACTGAATATGCTCCGGGAACAAACTGCTGGACTGACAGCTGAGTTGCAGCAGCGGCAGACTCAGTATGAGGACCTCATGGGACAGAAAGATGACCTGAACTGCCAGCTCCAG GAGTCACTGCGGGCCAATAGTCGGCTGCTGGAACAACTCCAGGAACTCGGGCAGGAGAAGGAGCAATTGATCCAGGAACTACAGGAGGCTCGGAAG AGTGCTGAGAAGCGGAAGGCTATGTTGGATGAGCTGGCCATGGAGACGCTGCAGGAGAAGTCCCAGCACAAGGAAGAGCTGGGAGCAGTGCGACTACGGCATGAGAAGGAGGTGCTGGGGGTGCGGGCCCGCTACGAGCGTGAGCTCCGTGAGCTGCACGAAGACAAGAAGCGGCAGGAGGAGGAGCTGCGTGGGCAGATCCGTGAGGAGAAG GCCCGAACGCGGGAACTGGAGACTCTTCAGCAGACGGTAGAAGAACTTCAAGCTCAGGTACACTCAATGGATGGAGCCAAGGGCTGGTTTGAACGGCGATTGAAGGAGGCTGAG GAATctctgcagcagcagcaacaggaacaAGAGGAAGCCCTCAGGCAGTGTCAGGAGCAGCACACCAGGGAGCTGAAG AGCAAGGAGGAGGAGCTACAGGGTGTGCAGGAGCAGCTCCGACAGGCTCAGGAGGAGCGGGACTGTCACCTGAAGACCATCAACAGCCTGAAGCAG GAAGTGAAGGACACCGTGGATGGGCAGCGAATCCTGGAGAAGAAGGGCAGTGCTGCG CTCAAGGACCTCAAACGGCAGCTGCACCTAGAGCGGAAACGGGCAGATAAGCTGCAGGAGCGGCTGCAAGACATTCTGACGAACAGCAAGAGCCGCTCAG GGCTCGAGGAGCTGGTTCTCTCAGAGATGAACTCACCAAGCCGGACCCAGACTGGGGACAGCAGTAGCGTCTCCTCCTTCAGCTACCGCGAGATCTTGCGGGAGAAGGAGAGCTCAACTGTTCCAGCGAGG TCCTTATCCAGCAGCCCTCAGGCCCAGCCCCCACGGCCAGCAGAGCTGTCAGATGAGGAAGTGGCTGAGCTCTTTCAGCGCCTGGCGGAGATGCAGCAGGAGAAATGGATGCTGGAGGAGAAG GTGAAGCACCTGGAGGTGAGCAGTGCGTCCATGGCAGAGGACCTCTGCCGGAAGAGCGCCATCATTGAGACCTATGTCATGGACAGCCGGATTG ATGTATCTGTGGCAGCAGGCCACACAGACCGCAGCGGGCTGGGCAGCGTCCTGAGAGACCTAGTGAAGCCAGGTGACGAGAACCTTCGGGAGATGAACAAGAAGCTACAGAACATGCTGGAAGAGCAGTTGACCAAGAATATGCATTTGCACAAG GACATGGAAGTTCTGTCCCAGGAAATTGTGCGGCTCAGCAAGGAGTGCGTGGGGTCCCCTGACCCTGACCTAGAACCAGGAGAAGCCAGCTAA